A portion of the Algisphaera agarilytica genome contains these proteins:
- a CDS encoding DUF58 domain-containing protein produces the protein MPPETTPNFLDPQTLAAIKTIDLQARIIVEGLMSGQHRSPQQGISVEFAQHRQYTPGDDTRFLDWKIYGKTDKLYLKQYQQETNLDLVLLLDCSGSMGYTSLTKQQSGWTNHWTKWNHAACVTAAMANIALRQQDRVGLTLFADDVVNGSRLSNAQNHWKTIAQLLHRAELVKEDNEEPVPIDNTHTHTDLEQIVDRTVARLTRRSLVVLVSDLFDDPEHLEKGLARLHHRHHDVIILQVMDPAELSFDFRDASEFVGLEGEGKLPLDPAALRNAYLDVVQNHLLGIERVARKFDYDYLLLKTDEALGPPLSHFLARRSALIGKG, from the coding sequence ATGCCGCCCGAAACTACGCCCAACTTCCTCGACCCGCAGACGCTCGCGGCGATCAAGACGATCGACTTGCAGGCGCGGATCATCGTCGAGGGGTTGATGAGTGGTCAGCACCGCTCGCCGCAGCAGGGCATCTCCGTTGAGTTTGCTCAGCACCGCCAGTACACGCCCGGCGACGACACGCGGTTCCTCGACTGGAAGATCTACGGCAAAACCGACAAGCTCTACCTCAAGCAGTACCAGCAGGAAACCAACCTCGATCTGGTCCTGCTGCTTGATTGCTCGGGCTCGATGGGCTACACCTCGCTGACCAAACAGCAGTCCGGCTGGACGAACCACTGGACCAAATGGAATCACGCGGCCTGCGTGACTGCGGCGATGGCCAACATCGCGCTACGCCAGCAAGACCGCGTCGGCCTCACGCTCTTCGCCGACGACGTGGTCAACGGGTCACGTCTCAGCAACGCCCAGAACCACTGGAAGACCATCGCCCAGCTCCTGCACCGGGCCGAGCTGGTGAAGGAAGACAACGAAGAGCCGGTGCCAATCGACAACACGCACACGCACACCGACCTCGAGCAGATCGTGGACCGCACCGTGGCTCGGCTCACCCGGCGCTCCTTGGTCGTGCTCGTCAGCGACCTTTTCGACGACCCCGAGCACCTGGAAAAAGGCTTGGCCCGACTGCACCACCGCCACCACGACGTGATCATCCTCCAGGTGATGGACCCGGCCGAGCTCAGCTTCGACTTCCGCGACGCCAGCGAGTTCGTCGGCCTCGAAGGCGAAGGCAAACTCCCGCTCGACCCCGCGGCGCTGCGCAACGCCTATCTCGACGTCGTCCAGAACCACCTGCTGGGCATCGAACGCGTGGCCCGGAAGTTCGACTACGACTACCTGCTACTGAAAACCGACGAAGCATTGGGACCGCCGCTCAGCCATTTCCTCGCCCGGCGTTCGGCGTTGATCGGAAAGGGATAA
- a CDS encoding AAA family ATPase, whose product MSDEQPNSPSDPQALIDDIRQASDALSEQIGKAIVGQQDVVEQVFLALFTRGHALLVGVPGLAKTLLVSTIAKSLSLEFNRIQFTPDLMPSDITGTEVIEENRTTGHREMRFVKGPVFANLILADEINRTPPKTQAALLEAMQEHHVTAGGIRHPLPDPFFVLATQNPIEQEGTYPLPEAQLDRFMFMIRVGYPTQAEELEVIRRTTCREKPDVKPVLTAEKVTAIQEMVRDVPVADHVIEYALRLVRATRRPDKNAADERPDFMQNYLRWGAGPRASQYLILAAKAKAVLGGRTHVHPDDVKSVARPVLRHRILTNFNAEADGVTADDLIDRLLDQIQVTSDADPQAAAVLK is encoded by the coding sequence ATGTCCGATGAACAACCGAACTCCCCGTCCGATCCCCAGGCGCTGATTGACGACATCCGCCAAGCGTCCGATGCGCTGTCCGAACAGATCGGCAAAGCGATCGTCGGCCAGCAAGACGTCGTCGAGCAAGTCTTCCTCGCGCTCTTCACCCGCGGACACGCGTTGCTTGTCGGGGTGCCGGGCCTGGCCAAGACGCTGCTCGTCTCGACGATCGCCAAGTCGCTCAGCCTCGAGTTCAACCGCATCCAGTTCACGCCCGACCTCATGCCCTCGGACATCACCGGCACCGAGGTCATCGAAGAGAACCGCACAACCGGCCACCGCGAGATGCGCTTCGTCAAAGGCCCGGTCTTCGCGAACCTCATCCTCGCCGACGAGATCAACCGGACGCCGCCCAAGACCCAGGCCGCGCTGCTCGAAGCGATGCAGGAACACCACGTCACCGCCGGGGGCATCCGCCACCCGCTGCCCGACCCGTTCTTCGTCCTCGCCACGCAAAACCCGATCGAGCAGGAAGGCACCTACCCGCTGCCCGAGGCTCAGCTCGACCGCTTCATGTTCATGATCCGCGTGGGCTACCCGACCCAGGCTGAGGAACTCGAGGTGATCCGCCGCACGACGTGTCGTGAGAAGCCGGACGTGAAGCCGGTGCTGACCGCGGAAAAGGTCACGGCGATCCAGGAGATGGTGCGCGACGTGCCCGTGGCCGACCACGTGATCGAGTACGCCCTGCGTCTGGTGCGGGCGACGCGTCGCCCCGACAAGAACGCCGCCGACGAACGCCCCGACTTCATGCAGAACTACCTGCGTTGGGGCGCGGGTCCGCGGGCCAGCCAGTACCTCATCCTCGCGGCCAAGGCCAAGGCGGTGCTCGGCGGCCGAACGCACGTGCACCCCGACGACGTGAAGTCGGTCGCGCGCCCCGTCTTGCGTCACCGCATCCTGACCAACTTCAACGCCGAGGCGGATGGCGTCACCGCCGATGACTTGATCGATCGTTTGCTTGACCAAATCCAAGTCACCAGTGACGCCGACCCCCAAGCCGCTGCCGTGTTGAAGTAA
- the mutM gene encoding bifunctional DNA-formamidopyrimidine glycosylase/DNA-(apurinic or apyrimidinic site) lyase gives MPELPEVETVRRTLEAAVRGKRIASVRVHRADVVRGSDALLVGERIDRVVRKGKQLAMVSDGGQKKNTACRCACVHLGMSGSLRVVHRSDSDAPRDPHVHVVWELPDGTQVRFRDPRRFGGVWGLADEAELLDTRWNKLGPDALVITPGQLHAGLSRTKRALKAALLDQHLVAGLGNIYVDELLFATRLHPLKPACGITKPESQRLIRAMRRILNRATQAGGSTLRDYVDATGRSGGFQMQHKAYGRGGEPCRGCGEPLDTMVVAGRTTTACNHCQLGSIVSRER, from the coding sequence ATGCCGGAATTGCCCGAAGTCGAGACCGTGCGTCGCACGCTGGAGGCCGCGGTTCGCGGGAAGCGGATCGCGTCGGTGCGCGTGCATCGCGCCGATGTGGTGCGCGGCTCGGATGCGTTGCTGGTCGGTGAGCGGATCGATCGTGTGGTGCGCAAGGGCAAGCAGCTGGCGATGGTCAGCGATGGGGGGCAAAAAAAGAACACGGCGTGTCGGTGTGCGTGCGTCCACCTGGGGATGAGCGGGTCGTTGCGTGTGGTGCATCGGTCTGATTCAGACGCACCCCGCGACCCCCATGTTCACGTGGTCTGGGAACTTCCCGATGGCACGCAGGTGCGTTTCCGCGACCCGAGGCGGTTTGGCGGGGTCTGGGGGCTTGCAGACGAAGCAGAACTGCTCGACACGCGTTGGAACAAGCTGGGCCCCGATGCCCTGGTCATCACGCCCGGCCAGCTCCACGCGGGGCTGAGCCGCACCAAACGGGCCCTCAAAGCCGCCCTGCTCGATCAACACCTCGTCGCGGGCCTGGGCAATATCTACGTGGACGAGCTGCTGTTTGCCACCAGGCTCCACCCGCTCAAACCCGCTTGTGGGATCACCAAGCCTGAGAGCCAACGCCTGATCCGGGCCATGCGGCGGATCCTGAACCGGGCGACGCAGGCTGGGGGCTCCACCCTGAGGGATTACGTTGACGCAACGGGCCGGTCAGGCGGGTTTCAGATGCAACACAAGGCTTATGGCCGTGGCGGAGAGCCCTGTCGCGGCTGTGGTGAGCCCTTGGACACGATGGTGGTTGCTGGAAGAACCACGACTGCTTGCAACCACTGTCAGTTGGGGTCGATAGTTTCTAGAGAGAGATAG
- the dnaA gene encoding chromosomal replication initiator protein DnaA has translation MPQFDTTQWQKVLEVLKERHAPICRQWFYDDLSPGQLNNGLLEIHTATPVQQNYLQKRCLEPFTEAAQAVTGQLVAARFVCEPVSTEDSSPSVDASSSNGHAPLVEPELADLEANLPPTPPNSTEQDAFTPAASKPEPIQLNKSRSHDARPATGSFDFDNESMVLSPDNSFDHFISGPNNQLAYAAAVAVANQPGTAYNPLFIHGGVGLGKTHLLQAICQSILTKNPHTQILYVSCDAFMNQFIACVQAGKMDEFRHHYRHVDLLVIDDIHFLANRERSQEEFFHTFNELYQSNRQIVLSSDAPPHEIPHLEDRLVSRFQWGLVATVSKPSFETRVAIVKAKAKMRGFELPDAVVELVAQRRESNARELEGAIKALQAQQMIQKRPVDLAMARQALGEPAVAPQANQTTLQHIVDAVTRYYNVKLSDLQSRRRFKSIVEPRQICMYLARERTRFSLEEIGGFFGGRDHTTVMHSVDVVENRLQNEAGFPPQIKQLLEEIDRATGAVT, from the coding sequence ATGCCCCAATTCGATACGACCCAATGGCAGAAGGTGTTGGAGGTGCTCAAAGAGCGCCACGCCCCGATCTGCCGTCAGTGGTTCTACGACGATCTCTCGCCCGGCCAGCTCAACAACGGCCTGCTCGAGATCCACACGGCGACCCCCGTCCAACAAAACTACCTCCAGAAACGCTGCCTCGAGCCCTTCACCGAAGCGGCTCAAGCCGTCACCGGGCAACTCGTGGCCGCGCGCTTCGTGTGTGAGCCCGTTTCCACCGAAGACAGCAGCCCCTCCGTCGACGCGTCTTCTTCGAACGGGCATGCGCCGCTGGTCGAACCCGAGCTCGCCGACTTGGAAGCGAACCTCCCGCCGACCCCGCCCAACAGCACGGAGCAGGACGCGTTTACGCCCGCTGCATCCAAGCCCGAGCCGATCCAGCTCAACAAGTCGCGTTCACACGACGCCCGGCCGGCCACCGGCAGCTTCGACTTCGACAACGAGTCGATGGTGCTCAGCCCCGACAACTCGTTCGACCACTTCATCAGCGGGCCGAACAACCAACTCGCTTACGCCGCCGCGGTAGCCGTCGCCAACCAGCCCGGCACCGCGTACAACCCGCTGTTCATCCACGGCGGGGTCGGCCTCGGCAAGACCCACCTGCTGCAAGCCATCTGTCAGTCGATCCTGACCAAGAACCCGCACACGCAGATCCTCTATGTGTCCTGTGACGCATTCATGAACCAGTTCATCGCCTGCGTTCAGGCGGGCAAGATGGACGAGTTCCGCCACCACTACCGCCACGTCGACCTGCTGGTCATCGACGACATCCACTTCCTGGCCAATCGCGAACGCTCGCAGGAAGAATTCTTCCACACGTTCAACGAGCTGTATCAGTCCAACCGCCAGATCGTGTTGTCGTCCGATGCGCCGCCGCACGAGATCCCGCACCTCGAAGACCGACTGGTCTCGCGGTTCCAGTGGGGTTTGGTCGCCACGGTGAGCAAGCCGAGCTTCGAGACCCGCGTCGCGATCGTGAAAGCCAAGGCCAAGATGCGCGGCTTCGAGCTGCCCGATGCGGTGGTCGAGTTGGTCGCCCAGCGCCGCGAATCCAACGCCCGTGAACTCGAAGGCGCGATCAAGGCCCTCCAGGCCCAGCAGATGATCCAGAAGCGCCCGGTCGATCTGGCCATGGCCCGCCAGGCTTTGGGCGAGCCCGCCGTGGCGCCTCAAGCCAACCAAACGACGCTCCAGCACATCGTTGATGCGGTCACGCGCTACTACAACGTGAAGCTGTCGGACCTGCAGTCACGTCGCCGGTTCAAATCCATCGTCGAGCCGCGGCAGATCTGCATGTATCTGGCCCGCGAGCGCACCCGCTTCAGCCTCGAAGAGATCGGCGGCTTCTTCGGCGGCCGTGACCACACCACGGTCATGCACTCGGTCGATGTCGTCGAGAACCGCCTCCAGAACGAGGCTGGCTTCCCCCCTCAGATCAAGCAGCTGCTCGAAGAGATCGATCGCGCCACCGGCGCAGTCACTTGA
- a CDS encoding SpoIIE family protein phosphatase yields MRALDEPVLTLGRSSKNQLHLDDPGVSRRHATLTAEPDVASPDAWRLNDLESRNGTRVNGQAVSEVLLSNGDTLEVGPYVLTLGVLNESGDWSTKPSAESTPSTWDDKPVTVVDDHTANLSRLANVGRPKVDAQQLRSVQTLGSDLLSLESPEARRQRLCEFIIEPVMQGQHAAVLRIPAILQTNGWTKPQMLVDPVSCGETDQDFYISRSLLDAVRDSGEAVMATRSGLEVDGNVDDDAPVVELSIAPETQQASVIGCPLPNAAETGNAWGRPESANSDTLGPGDDAAGEIDVLYAVLPDRCGTGEWLALTALAVEQFDLVERAWRAREAAEEQARTQAMLSKARKVQLALVPEAPTVPGLELSLHFEPCYSVGGDYLDVVTLPDGRSLLLVMDVCGKGMAAALISSSLHTFIHARVHTASSVAELINALNLYLCDTMTDSSFVTGIALAIDPATGQVECVNAGHPPAILSYPSADLAYSEHSNNVPLGLLPEPLSAHTFELAPDTVLAIYSDGLTEIVADDGHWIGHEGLAEQLTGAMRDTMDDPVADLSAVREKLNQRLATIQAGSPPDDDMTFLLARRA; encoded by the coding sequence GTGCGTGCGCTCGACGAGCCCGTCTTGACCCTGGGGCGCTCGTCGAAAAACCAGTTACATCTCGACGACCCGGGGGTATCACGCCGGCACGCGACGCTCACCGCCGAGCCCGACGTTGCATCGCCCGACGCTTGGCGGCTCAACGATTTGGAGAGCCGCAACGGCACACGCGTCAACGGTCAAGCGGTGTCCGAAGTCTTACTCAGCAACGGCGACACGCTCGAGGTCGGGCCTTATGTGTTGACGTTGGGGGTGTTAAACGAATCCGGCGACTGGTCGACCAAGCCCTCGGCCGAATCGACGCCGTCCACCTGGGACGACAAACCGGTCACGGTCGTGGACGACCACACCGCCAACCTTAGCCGACTGGCCAATGTCGGTCGGCCGAAGGTCGATGCACAACAACTGCGTTCGGTTCAGACGTTGGGGAGCGATCTGTTGTCGTTGGAATCGCCCGAAGCGCGGCGGCAGCGGTTGTGTGAGTTCATCATCGAGCCGGTCATGCAAGGCCAACACGCCGCGGTGCTGCGCATCCCCGCGATACTCCAAACGAACGGCTGGACCAAGCCGCAGATGTTGGTCGACCCCGTATCTTGTGGTGAGACCGATCAAGACTTCTATATATCGAGAAGCTTGCTCGATGCGGTGCGTGATTCCGGCGAAGCGGTGATGGCCACACGCAGCGGTTTGGAGGTCGATGGGAACGTGGACGATGATGCGCCCGTGGTCGAGTTGTCCATCGCGCCTGAGACCCAGCAGGCCTCGGTCATCGGCTGCCCATTGCCTAACGCCGCGGAGACAGGCAACGCCTGGGGCAGACCCGAAAGTGCAAACAGCGACACGTTGGGCCCCGGGGACGATGCGGCCGGGGAGATCGATGTGCTCTATGCGGTGCTCCCCGACCGCTGCGGCACGGGGGAGTGGCTCGCCCTGACCGCGTTGGCGGTAGAGCAGTTCGATCTGGTTGAGCGGGCCTGGCGGGCGCGTGAGGCGGCCGAGGAGCAGGCCCGGACCCAGGCGATGCTCAGCAAAGCCCGCAAGGTGCAATTGGCCCTGGTCCCCGAAGCCCCGACGGTGCCGGGGTTGGAGCTTTCGTTGCATTTTGAGCCCTGCTACAGCGTGGGCGGGGACTATTTGGACGTCGTGACGCTGCCCGATGGCCGATCGCTGCTGCTGGTCATGGATGTCTGCGGCAAGGGGATGGCTGCGGCGCTCATCAGCTCCAGCCTGCACACCTTCATCCACGCCCGGGTCCACACCGCCTCCAGCGTGGCCGAGCTGATCAATGCGCTGAACCTGTATCTCTGCGACACCATGACGGACTCGTCTTTCGTCACGGGGATCGCGCTGGCGATCGACCCCGCCACCGGGCAGGTGGAATGCGTCAATGCGGGGCACCCCCCCGCCATCCTGTCCTACCCCTCCGCCGACCTCGCCTACTCCGAACACAGCAACAACGTGCCCCTGGGCCTGCTCCCCGAGCCGCTTTCGGCGCACACATTCGAGTTGGCTCCGGACACGGTCCTGGCGATCTACAGCGACGGCCTCACCGAGATCGTCGCGGACGACGGGCACTGGATCGGCCACGAAGGCCTGGCCGAGCAACTCACCGGGGCGATGCGCGACACGATGGACGACCCCGTGGCCGACCTGTCCGCGGTCCGCGAGAAGCTCAACCAACGCCTGGCCACGATCCAGGCCGGCTCGCCCCCCGACGACGACATGACTTTTTTACTCGCCCGCCGCGCATGA
- a CDS encoding type II secretion system protein, whose translation MFTYRTVPLSRTAFTLIELLVVISIIALLIGILLPALGNARKQARLLVCANNLDSITTALNTYATDNRFVLPRVNNETPVMPGPNTVNRDNANPLYTNPFEAGAPENDIPAALFLLLRDEYLTSSAVFVSPDMPEHFPDEYVSGSARTQTTFSLVGSNVEDDSNLSYGYANPYAGFGAFGDGLTNFKLTLDRVQSDYAVVADRGPACCNPPFDNIPSPFNRSNIHGRSGEETGQHISYVDGSVEFTEEPRSRADTGIYGANQVDFATTYLRPVILPLLIE comes from the coding sequence ATGTTCACCTACCGCACCGTTCCTCTAAGCCGTACCGCCTTCACGCTCATCGAGTTGCTGGTGGTCATTAGCATCATCGCCCTGCTCATCGGCATCCTGCTCCCGGCGCTCGGGAACGCCCGCAAACAGGCTCGGCTCCTGGTCTGTGCTAACAATCTCGATTCGATCACCACGGCCCTGAACACCTACGCAACCGACAACCGTTTCGTCCTGCCCCGTGTCAACAACGAAACCCCGGTGATGCCGGGGCCCAACACCGTGAACCGTGACAACGCCAACCCGTTGTACACGAACCCGTTTGAGGCGGGTGCTCCCGAGAACGATATCCCCGCAGCCTTATTTCTGTTGCTTCGTGATGAATACCTGACCTCGTCCGCGGTGTTTGTTTCTCCGGACATGCCGGAACACTTCCCGGACGAATATGTCAGTGGCAGTGCTCGGACCCAGACAACTTTTAGCCTTGTGGGGAGCAACGTCGAAGACGACAGCAACCTTAGCTATGGCTATGCCAATCCCTATGCAGGCTTTGGCGCCTTTGGTGACGGGCTAACCAATTTCAAATTGACACTGGACCGGGTGCAGAGTGACTACGCCGTGGTGGCCGACCGCGGACCAGCATGTTGCAATCCGCCTTTCGACAACATCCCCTCGCCGTTCAATCGGAGCAACATCCACGGCCGTAGCGGCGAAGAGACCGGACAACACATCAGTTATGTGGATGGGTCGGTGGAGTTCACCGAAGAGCCCCGCAGTCGTGCAGACACCGGGATTTACGGTGCCAACCAGGTGGATTTTGCGACCACCTATCTCCGCCCCGTGATTCTGCCGCTTCTGATTGAATAG
- a CDS encoding serine/threonine protein kinase, with amino-acid sequence MSEHDPTQPPTPPATPEMSDDDLEVTRDDTPRPTPPRPEMSAADETVDTSGDPSSRSRSHGSLPPLPAPPADAPTVPGYHLLHKLGEGGMGVVWKAVQLATRREVALKLLSAAAFGSDTARQRFQREVELAARLEHPFIARVYDSSSATSSATPGVVYYAMELVPGLDLETHVRSQGLKPKAILRLMRDVCLGVQHAHQRGVIHRDLKPSNILVVPGDTNLSATKPRAERSEAPDTTPSQGPSQSTHPTPKIVDFGLAKTTTPEDGQVTLSHVGQVAGTPAYMSPEQAAGKTDAIDTRTDVYALGVILYRLLTGKYPHDTSVSFTDLLRHITEDEVVRPRAVSEDASKIIDRELETLLLKALDKDPDRRYDNAGALAADLDNYLNDLPLIAKVPTTGYVIRKQLHRHRKAVAVAGVVGLLMLGGVGAGIGWLYQRPYKLRVDSNPAGGLLRINDVLKPGCGVTPCYVELPRGTHKIEVVLPNHYQPEPRYVEIEWGQPVMNVAEPLALQPDFRSVMFTTEPAHAHVQIRKENTGKVVTTLDTPGLAELPHGRYTMHFANSDGEFDSKGETLAVAGDFKPLKVHRAVE; translated from the coding sequence TTGAGCGAACACGACCCCACCCAACCCCCAACGCCGCCCGCCACACCAGAAATGTCCGACGACGACCTGGAGGTCACCCGGGACGACACGCCCCGGCCCACGCCGCCGCGACCCGAGATGTCGGCCGCCGACGAGACCGTCGATACCTCGGGCGATCCGTCCAGCCGGTCACGCTCCCATGGCTCGCTCCCGCCGTTGCCCGCGCCACCCGCCGACGCCCCGACCGTCCCGGGCTATCACCTGCTGCACAAGCTCGGCGAGGGCGGCATGGGCGTGGTCTGGAAGGCCGTGCAACTCGCCACCCGCCGTGAAGTCGCGCTCAAACTCCTCTCCGCCGCCGCCTTCGGCAGCGACACCGCCCGGCAACGCTTCCAGCGCGAAGTCGAACTCGCCGCCCGCCTCGAACACCCCTTCATCGCGCGGGTCTACGACTCCAGCTCGGCCACCTCGTCCGCCACCCCCGGCGTCGTCTACTACGCCATGGAACTCGTGCCCGGCCTCGACCTCGAAACCCATGTCCGCAGCCAAGGCCTCAAACCCAAAGCCATCCTCCGCTTGATGCGCGACGTCTGCCTCGGCGTCCAACACGCCCACCAGCGCGGCGTCATCCACCGTGACCTCAAACCCTCGAACATCCTCGTCGTCCCCGGCGACACCAACCTCAGCGCCACCAAGCCGAGGGCTGAGCGCAGCGAAGCCCCGGATACCACACCCTCACAAGGCCCCAGCCAATCCACCCACCCCACGCCCAAGATCGTCGACTTCGGCCTGGCCAAAACCACCACCCCCGAAGACGGCCAGGTCACCCTCAGCCACGTCGGCCAAGTCGCCGGCACCCCCGCCTACATGTCCCCCGAGCAGGCCGCCGGCAAGACCGACGCCATCGACACCCGCACCGATGTCTACGCCCTGGGCGTCATCCTCTACCGCCTGCTCACCGGCAAATACCCCCACGACACCAGCGTCTCGTTCACCGACCTGTTGCGACACATCACCGAAGACGAAGTCGTCCGCCCCCGCGCCGTAAGCGAAGACGCCTCAAAAATCATCGACCGCGAACTCGAAACGCTCCTACTCAAAGCCCTCGATAAAGACCCCGACCGCCGCTACGACAACGCCGGGGCCCTGGCCGCGGACCTGGACAACTACCTGAACGATCTGCCTTTGATCGCCAAGGTGCCGACAACGGGTTACGTCATCCGTAAACAGCTCCACCGCCACCGCAAGGCCGTCGCCGTGGCGGGAGTAGTAGGTCTGTTGATGCTCGGCGGCGTCGGGGCAGGCATCGGCTGGCTCTACCAACGGCCCTACAAACTGCGCGTCGATTCCAACCCGGCTGGGGGACTCCTGCGAATCAACGATGTGCTCAAGCCCGGCTGCGGCGTCACGCCGTGCTACGTCGAGTTACCCAGAGGCACGCACAAGATCGAAGTCGTGCTGCCCAACCACTACCAGCCTGAGCCCCGCTATGTTGAGATCGAGTGGGGACAACCAGTGATGAATGTTGCTGAGCCGCTTGCTTTACAACCCGATTTCCGTTCGGTGATGTTTACCACCGAACCCGCACACGCTCACGTTCAGATCCGCAAAGAAAACACCGGCAAAGTCGTCACTACGTTGGATACGCCCGGACTGGCGGAGCTGCCCCACGGCCGTTACACCATGCACTTTGCCAACTCAGACGGTGAGTTCGATTCCAAGGGCGAAACGTTGGCGGTGGCAGGCGATTTCAAACCACTGAAAGTGCACCGCGCCGTCGAATAG